The Thermoanaerobaculia bacterium genomic interval AGTTCCTGCGCGTCATCTCCGGCCAGCCCGGCTGAGCGGCGCCGCGCGGCCGGCAAGAAATTCCTTCACGCGGTAACGGCAAGCCGGATAGGATTCGTGGCTTGATCGGCAAGCGCCTCGGCCCCTACGAGATTACCGCCAAGCTGGGCGAAGGCGGCATGGGCGAGGTCTACCGCGCGACCGACACCCGCCTCAAGCGCGAGGTTGCCATCAAGGTCCTGCCGGCGGCGTTCATCGCGGACATTGACCGCCTGGCGCGCTTCGAGCGCGAGGCGCAGCTCCTCGCCCAGCTCCACCATCCGAACATCGCCTCAATCTTCGGGCTCGAGGTAGCGGGAGGAGTTCGGGCCCTCGTCATGGAGCTCGTCCCCGGCCCCACACTGGCCGAGCGCCTCGAATCCGGGCGGCTTCCCTTTGCTGAATGCCTTTCTTTCGCGCTGCAGATCGCGCAGGCGCTCGAGGAGGCGCACGACAAGGGAATCGTCCACCGGGACTTGAAGCCGCAGAACATCAAGGCCTCCAGCGAAGGAGAGATCAAGGTCCTCGACTTCGGCCTGGCGAAGGCGATGGATACCGCCGCGGGATCCTCGGCCGCTGCGGATCTGGCGAAATCGCCGACGCTGATGCACTCCCCCACGATGACCGCGGCGGCGATCGGCGGGGGCACGCAGATGGGCGTCATCCTCGGCACGGCGGCCTACATGGCGCCGGAGCAGGCGCGCGGCACGGCGGTGGACGCGCGGGCCGACGTCTGGGCGTTCGGCGTGGTGCTCTACGAAATGCTCGCCGGCGGCACCCTCTTCGCCTCGGAGACCGTGGCCGACACCCTTGCGGCGGTTCTGACCCGCGAGATCGACTGGTCCCGCCTGCCGGCCTCGACGCCGCCCGCGGTCCTGCAACTGCTGCGCCGCTGCCTCGAACGCAAACCGCGGGAGCGCCTGCACTCGATCGCCGACGCGCGCCAACTGCTCGCCGACTTTTCCTCCGGCCGCATCGGCGGCGTGGGCGGCGCGAGCGTCGTCAGTGGAACGCTGACTGCGGCGCCCGACGCGGTGGTTCCGCGCGCGCGGACGATCGTTCGCCTCCTTCCCTGGACGATCGCCGCGCTGGCGGCCCTCGCGGCGATCTTCCTGGCACTGCGCAAGGTGCCGGCGGCGGTGGACGCAGCGGCCGGAAGCGAGATCCACTTTGCGCCGCTGACCAGCTTCTCCGGCGTCGAGTCGCCGGGAAGCTGGTCGCCCGACGGGTCGTTCCTCGCCTACTCGCACTCCGCCGAGGGCTCGATGGACCTCTTCGTTCTCCCCACGGCGGGCGGCGCACCGATCTCGCTCTACAAGTCGGCGTTCGACGAAGGGGCACCGCGCTGGTCACCGGACAGCAAGTGGATCGCCTTCACCTCGTTCAAGGAGGGACGGGCCGGAATCTTCCTCGTCTCGCCGCTCGGCGGTCCGGCCCAGAAACTGGTCGACTTGCCGCAGCGCGAGCCCGAGTCCGATGCCCTCGTCGCGCTCGGCAAGCAGCCCTGGTCGCCCGACGGCCGCTGGCTGCTCTTCGCGCGCGCCCGGGAGAAAGGGGGCACGGCGCTCTGGCGTATCGACCTCGAAGGGCGCGAGGAGAAGGAGCTCCTGCCGGCAGTCGAGGGGCAGAGCTTCGCCGAGCCCTCTCTCGCTCCCGACGGCCGCCGAATCGTCTTCACGCGAGCCTCGATCGACGGTCGGGCGAGTCTCTGGCTTCTCGATCTCGACGCCTCCGAGGCGCGCCCCCTGGTCGACGAGAAGGCGAACGCCATGGAGCCGCTCTTTTCGCCCGGTGGCGAGGCCGTGATCTTCGTCTCGGATCGTGCCGGCAACGAGGGCAACGTCTGGACGATCGACCTCGCCAGCCGGCGGATCACTCCCATCACGCTGAGCCCGACGCTCGTCAACTCGCCGGTGGCGGCGCGCGACGGGCGCCTCGCGGTCGCGACCTCCTCGCATCAGACCGACCTCTACCTCGATGCCGTCGACGGAGGGAGCCAGCGCCGACTCACCTTCCACACCCACGACAACTTCGGCCCCCGGCTCTCCCCGGACGGCCGGAAGATCGCCTACATGTCGAACCGGACCGGCGATCCCGAGATCTGGCTGCTCGATCTCGAGTCGGGGGAGGAGCGCCGGCTCACCGACAATCCTGCGCGCGACATGAGCCCGACCTGGGCGCCCGACGGCAGGTCGATCCTCTTCTCCTCGGACCGCGACCCCGCGCACCCGCTCTGGACGCTCGAGGTCGACGGCGGACGGATCGAACCGGTCGGCAAGGGCGTCGCGGCGCTCGACAAGCTTCGCCTCGTCTGGGGACAGTGGGCGCCGGACGGCTCGCGCCTCGGGCTCATCGCGGCCGACGACAGTCGCGGCGGCTCCCTCTGGACGCTCTCCCGCGACGGCTCATTGTCCGGCCCATTCCTGCCGGGCCTGCGCGAGCTCGATTTCTACCGCGACGGGCGGACGATTCTCTACGTTCGGGACGGCAAGGAGGGCGAGGGCCTCGAGCTGCGCGCCGCCGACCTCGAGACCGGCGCCGACGAGCTCCTCTACCGTGGCTGGGTGCGCGAAATGACTGTCTCCCGGGACGGCCGGCTCGTCTCCTTCATCCTGGCCGAGAGCCACATCAACCTGAACCTCTTCGGCCTCGAGCTCGCTCCTCCCCAGCGCCCGGGCGAGCTGCCGCGGGCACTCGGAGCGCCGCGCGCCTTGACCGAAGGCAAGGGGCGCTGGCATGTCCACAACGGCAGCCTCTCGGCGGATGGCAAGCTCGCCGCGTACACGCGCGATACCGACACCGCCGATATCTTCGTGGTCAGCAGCGAACCGCCGCGCTGAAGCGCGGTGGCTTCGCCGGGCCCTGCGCAAACCGGAGTCAGAGCCGTCGGGCTGCAGTAGAGTGCGCCGATGCGGCGCGACCTCGAAGACGGCGCAAGCCGATGATCGGAACACGGCTCGGCCCCTACGAGATCCTCGCCAAGCTCGGCGAGGGCGGGATGGGCGAGGTCTTCCGGGCCCGCGACACCAAGCTCGACCGCGAGGTGGCGGTGAAGGTCCTGCCGCCGCATCTCGCCGCCGACGCCGACGCGCTGGCGCGTTTCGAGCGCGAGGCCAAGGCGGTCGCGGCGCTCTCGCATCCGAACATCCTGGCGATCTTCGATTTCGGCAGGGACGGCGCGATCGCTTTCGCCGCCATGGAGCTCCTCGAAGGCGAGACGCTGCGCGAACGTCTGGTCGCCGGCGCGCTGCCGGCGAGGAAGGCTCTCGAGAT includes:
- a CDS encoding PD40 domain-containing protein; amino-acid sequence: MIGKRLGPYEITAKLGEGGMGEVYRATDTRLKREVAIKVLPAAFIADIDRLARFEREAQLLAQLHHPNIASIFGLEVAGGVRALVMELVPGPTLAERLESGRLPFAECLSFALQIAQALEEAHDKGIVHRDLKPQNIKASSEGEIKVLDFGLAKAMDTAAGSSAAADLAKSPTLMHSPTMTAAAIGGGTQMGVILGTAAYMAPEQARGTAVDARADVWAFGVVLYEMLAGGTLFASETVADTLAAVLTREIDWSRLPASTPPAVLQLLRRCLERKPRERLHSIADARQLLADFSSGRIGGVGGASVVSGTLTAAPDAVVPRARTIVRLLPWTIAALAALAAIFLALRKVPAAVDAAAGSEIHFAPLTSFSGVESPGSWSPDGSFLAYSHSAEGSMDLFVLPTAGGAPISLYKSAFDEGAPRWSPDSKWIAFTSFKEGRAGIFLVSPLGGPAQKLVDLPQREPESDALVALGKQPWSPDGRWLLFARAREKGGTALWRIDLEGREEKELLPAVEGQSFAEPSLAPDGRRIVFTRASIDGRASLWLLDLDASEARPLVDEKANAMEPLFSPGGEAVIFVSDRAGNEGNVWTIDLASRRITPITLSPTLVNSPVAARDGRLAVATSSHQTDLYLDAVDGGSQRRLTFHTHDNFGPRLSPDGRKIAYMSNRTGDPEIWLLDLESGEERRLTDNPARDMSPTWAPDGRSILFSSDRDPAHPLWTLEVDGGRIEPVGKGVAALDKLRLVWGQWAPDGSRLGLIAADDSRGGSLWTLSRDGSLSGPFLPGLRELDFYRDGRTILYVRDGKEGEGLELRAADLETGADELLYRGWVREMTVSRDGRLVSFILAESHINLNLFGLELAPPQRPGELPRALGAPRALTEGKGRWHVHNGSLSADGKLAAYTRDTDTADIFVVSSEPPR